TACCTCTCTGGCCTGGTCTGCTGATGGCCAGGTAAGTGGGTCTATCCTCTGGTGATTCAGCTTTTAacctttcttgctttcttctcaTCAGCCAGTTACAGAACTAGTGACATAAATGATTGCCTTTGGCAGGACTTGGATAACTGTGCCAGTGAACACATACTACCCTTCATGTGCTAATGTCAGTAGGAAGATTGTGGAGGGACAGTGATTACCTGTCTTCAATTAAAACCTTGATTAACTTGATCAGTTTACAACCTGTGAATCCTTACGACCAGCTGTTGCTTCCTCTAGGAATACATAATCACCTGTGAATAGTAGAAGAGTGGGCATCTTAAAAGAAGGGTCATCTTTGTTGCACTAACAGGATTGTAGAATTGCATGGCTCTAACAATGTTGTCATTTCTCCCTTGCAGACACTGTTTGCTGGCTACACGGACAACCTGGTGCGAGTGTGGCAGGTAACCATCGGCACCCGCTAGAAACAAACATGGcagagctttaaaaattaaaaaaaatactggtttTCTGACTTCTATAGTGAGTGTCTTTCTCTGAAAACTTCTTGAAACTCATCAAATTAGTTTAATCTGCATCAAACTGGGGCTTtgattaaaaagatttttagtCCTTCAAGGCAAGGACTCTTTCGTACTCATCTtacatagatatttaaaattagGTGTAATGGTCTGGAGATGGTGGCTTTTCCTCAGGTGGCAGCTAAATGACAGATGTGTGGCACATCAAGGTCTCCTGTATATATACCCTCCAACTCATAATGGCAATGAGACTTCTTTGACTCCCAACTAGATATGATACATAAAAAGACTGGAGATGTAGTGTGCCTGTGTCTTGGGCATGAGGGCCATAGTATATAGAGATTATTAGGAAAACAAAGTCTCAAGCAGTGGTAGAAAAAAAGTGGCAGATCATCTTCAAGTAGACCTGAGGAGCCTGCCAATAAAAAGCTAGGCAGAGGATCCAGATGGAGGGTGGTAGGATTTGTACCTTGCTCTGTTGAAACAATCACATCTGACAAAGAAGATCTAATTAACCACTCCTCCATTCTGTGGCAtctcctttgtgtgtgtatgcacactctagtcatgtccaactctggtttccaacccctgtggactgtagccccccaggctcctgtcgctgggttgtcatttccttctccaggggatcttccccacccaggaactgaacccacatctcttgcttcttttgcattggcaggcagattctttaccactagcaacaccttaCTCTTCTAAAGGAATGGACTCCACAAAAGCAGCAAATAGTTTTTATTTCCACAACACAACccatcttccttttctcccaggAGCATAAAATTGACCTCAGCCATCAAAGCAGAGGACAAAAGCTGATAAGTGACAGAAGGCAAAGGGTTACTAGAAAAATAGATTCTGCCCAAGGCTCTCCTAGGGATTCAAATCCCTGTCCCAAGGCCCCCCTCCAGGGCTCACCAAAAGGAGGGGACTAAGCACATGAAGAGAGGCTGGAAACTGACAAGGGGATTTTACAGAAAagggaaggagcctggcagtgaGAAGACCTgagggattggggtgggggaggagcctTGCTCCTAGATTAGTGCTGAAAAAGGAAGGGGGGAAGAAATAATTGGATGATGTATGTAGTTTCCATCGTGTCGACCATTCCAGATCTCACTGAAGCTAAATTCTGGCCAGTCTATGGAGGTAGAAATTGGGGATGGAAGGAAAATTAGAATCCTTCCTACTTCCCCCAGAGAGTAGACTGTTGATTATCCAGCTCTACCCTTTTCCCAGCCTGCCTCCCCCGAAAAAGCTTCCAAATCCCTTAGCTAAAATTTGCATCAGAAAATGGAATGAGGGCTGTCATGAGTCTTGCCCAAATCCTCCAGCCTCAGAACTGACATGAAAGTTGAACAGGAATGGGGAAAGGGAAGTTTAGTAATGAGATTACAACCTCCCTTCATCCCCTACTGAAAAACTCAGATCCCTGGGCAGACAGACAGAAGGGACACCAGGCAGCTGTTATCATCAGGGACCCATGCAGACCTGTTGAACAGACCCAGTAGGTGAGAAAAAGCTGAGCTGGAGGCTAGGAGAGTATTAGACTCCTAGAAGCAGGGGCCTGGGGTCAAAGGAGCATGAAGCAACGCAGGAACGGGAGCATTTTAGCCCCCAAACTTATGGGCCACCTTCCACCACCACCCGCCCCCCTAGTGCTAACCAGAGGGGCCCATGCGGGTGGCAGGCTGATCAAGGGCAGAGCTTGATGCGGGTGCCCTTGGAGAGCACCCGGAAGAAAGGGAAGACACGCTCGCCCAAGAAGGCAGCCGAAAAGGTGTGCACATGAGCCAGAGTCTCTGCATTGTAGAAGCCCAGGCGCCCAGCCTCATAGTCCAGGTACACGCCAAACCGCCGCGGTTTCTCACTCGGGCTCAGCAGTGTCTGCTCCGTTGAGCTTTGTGCCTGGTAGCGTTTGCCATTGGTGCCCACACACCACACTTCCCGCTGGAGCAGGGGCTGCTGGGGCAggtggaggcggcggcggcggtggtgaTGGCGAGAGGAGCTGGCATCCCCACTGCCCACAGAGGACCCCCCAGAGCCCACCTTCTCCTTGTGATGGGTTGATTCACGGGCAGCACCCaccgcccagccccgccgcccACCCACCTCTACCTCCCAGTAGTGCCGGCCAGAGCGGaagccctgggcccccagcacgCAGCAGTCGGCCGAGAAGCGCTTGGAATGGTCAGCAACCTCCTGCCGCCTCTCTGCCAGGCGGACCCCCCGGCGGTCGGGAGACAGCATCAGAGCCGGGTGAGCCGTGTCAGGGTCCAGCGTCAGGTCCACTTGGGAGGAGGGAGGACAAATACGCCAGGGCTGGAACGACTGTTCCCTGTTAGTGGCTAACTCCAAAGTTTGGCCTTTCCTGCTACCCTCCCCCTTCATCAGCTTGCCCCACCATCCAGCTGTCTTCAGCTCCCTGCCCCAACAGAGTCGGCTCACGTTCCTAGGGGCTCCATTTGTTTTCCCCACTGTTTTCAGGGCACCAGACAGGTTTTCCCTCTGGTCCTGGCTTTTACTCCCCAACACCCACCTGGGCTAGAACAAAAGCTGCTCTTGGCTTGAAGCCCCAGTAGGCCTGCCTTTTATCCTCCCATTTCAGCACCCATTTCCCCAGGGCCCACTTCCCCTCAGAACCCAGCCTCCGGTCTGTGACAGGAAAGGCAAAGGAAGGTCGAACAGGTGACCTCCCTACCTCGGGCGGCCTGACAGAACATCCGGCTCATTTTCCTCACGATGGCGTCTGTCAGGAAGTCATGGCTATGGGGTTGACACGGGTCAGGGGACCAGACCTCTGGGGGCTGCAGCTGTACCTCTTCACACCTGGAGAAGGGGACCGGGCAGGGGGTGGGACCATGATATTCCCAGAGGGAAGAGCAGAAgctgaggggaaggagagggtccAGAAGGCAGAAACTCAGGtcctggggaaggaaggagaggagcgGGATATCCAAGAGATGCAGGGATGGGGAACCAGATGCCATTGGGTCACAAAGGATAAAGGGTGAGAACACACCTATTGAAAGTCTCCTTGATGTCCTGGGAATAAcaaaaagagggagagggagaaagaaacagagagtcAGCTGCACAGGGGTGGTTCCCTTCTCCCCATCTGATTCCAGCCAGAGAAAGAACTGAACTTGAACAGTGAGTCAGAAAACATATACAAGGCCTTCAATAAACATGCATCCATCTCAATCACCCATATGACTCATTATCCCTAATTTAACTCATCCTGCTGTAAGCCCAACAGAATTTACAGCCCCAGTAAAAGAATTTTCACAATATGACTTGATCCTACTTTTCAAGATGTTAATGTCAAAAATCCTTTTCCAAACTCTTAAAATCCTTTTACAAACTGAATCGTCATTCTTTTCATTAGGTACAATCATCACACACCACATTCAGTATCAACTAATCTGTCTCCAGCCTCAAAAAACCTTTTCACTCTTCGAGTTAAATCATTGTGGGTTCCTCCCAATGAGAAGAGAGGTAGCTCTGGACAGGTCTTTGGTAAGCACCGCCTGATACAGCAGATACAGGGCTCTCGGGGGTGGACAAGGAAGGGGCCATTGCTTACCTGGAGCAGCCGCAGGCCCCCTTGCTGGCTTCGCTCCTGGGCTTCAGCCAGCAGGCGGCTCAGCTGGGCAGCCTGCTCTGAGAGACGGCTGGCCGCTGCTCCTGCACGCCCCAGCTGAGCTTCGTGCATCTCTCGGAGGCGCCGCTCTAGCCCTGCCTGCTCTTCGGCCAGAAACCGTGTCAGCCGCCCAAATTCTGAGGCCACAGCTGCCAGCTCTGACTTCATCTGGCTCTGGGATGATGCAAAGGGGATGGTGGATACCACCTCAACACACAGAAACAAACCTCCAATTTGGTAACTGCTGCCCCTCAATCCAAGGCAAAGGAGCCCTACATTCTGAAAGGAAAAGAGCCCCTGaccccttccccatctcctgggtTTAGCATGCTCCTGGCACAATGGTCCCAAGCTCAGCAATCTCTGCCTGCAACACTTATCTCCATCTTGGCTACTTGACTCTTCAGGTCTAAGCTTAAATATTCCTGAGAAAAGTCTCTCTTCCAGATCTAAATCAGGGTCACTTACATAAATACCATCATCTCTTCATGGCATATACCTCAATTTGAAAGGTTATATTTACATTggagtatctttttaaaatcctcTTTCCCCACTGCTCTATAAGCTCTGTTGCCACAGGGTCCTCAGACCCTGGAACAGTGCCGACTACCGAGTAGGTGCTTAGTGagaagttttttggttttttgtttgtttgtttgtttgttttagaagtttttgaaataaataaaaaattcaggaaTCAAGATACAAAATCAGGGTCCTGGCTATTCCAATAATGACTGTGGGAAAGTCACCCAATCCTTCTAGGTCAGATGTCAAGTAAACTTTCCATAAAGGGTCAGATAAGATTTTACACTTTATGGGCCACGAGGCAAAATCAAAAATATTATGTAGATAATGTTAATATATAAAGAGAGAAGACCATTACCCATTCCCACCCCATTTGCCTCAGCAGGGCAACCCCAGAAATCAGCACACTTTTCACCCAGATATAAGCTGGAGACATTCTTAAGGGTATGTAAAAAGAGTTAAAAGACCAGAGTGTGGAGGGAAGTCCTGGCTGGTCAAGTATGTGAAGAAAATGGTTTCACTCTCTGTCCCACTGAAACTCAGTTCCTGACACCACTGCACCCCAGGAGCCCAAAAATCTCAATTTGGGCATCAGGCTAGAAGCAAGAAATTCCCTGACTCCCAGAATCAAGATTCCACCACTAGCTGCCCAGCAACAAAGTCCCTAATGTATAGGTGGCAATGAATGAGTATGGGTCCTGCAAAATGGCAAGGCTCAGCCACCCTGCCAGGATGGCAGGCACTGGAGAGATGGGGGAAGACGTCAGATAGGAGGGATGCCCTGGCTTGGTGTCCAAAGCTCATTGCCAGGTCATTCCAGTGCCTACCAGCTTTACAAAAAGAGGCAGGAGTAAAGGGATGGAATTagggggaaaatatttaaaaatactccaTGGGGAGGCGTAAGCAATAATGAAAAATGGCTGAGAAACACCAGACTAGAAAATAACAGGTCTCTGCAATGCTGACATTCCTTCACTCATGTTCCTCTCACTCATGTCTTGCCCCCACCTGACATCTGTCTTGGAACCTGGAGCTTCTCTGACAGCTGGTATGTGAATTTTGCCTTGCCCTCTTCTGTCCTCTGTGTTATCTGGAGTGATAGTATGGGGCAGCAGGTCTAGGGTTAAGTGTCTGGATGGTAAACCTGCTCTGCAACCTTGAGCCAGGGACCAGCCCTCTCCAAGCTAAACCTATCTCATTCCATTTTGGAACCTAGGAATACACATGCCTCTTGATTtgctaaggcttccctggtggctcagatggtaaagaatctgcctgcaatgcaggagacctggtttcaatccctgggtcgtgaagatcccctggagaagggaatggcaacccactgcagtattcttgcctggagagttccatggacagaggagtctgttgggctacagttcgtgggatcacagagtcggatacaattgagcaactaactctttctTTGAGCTGCTAAGACCCCTCTCCTCACAGACACCCAAGAAGGTGTCTACTTTTCTCCCAGGCCTTGGCTGTCCCTCTTCAGAGGATCTAGTCACCACTTGTGAGAGCCCATCTTTCCTGCTCTAACTACAGAACCAGTCAGCCCTGTCAAGGACATTCACTCACCTTCAACTCTGTCACCCGCCTCTCCTCCTTGGCCTTCATCTTCTGCACAGCCTCCAGGTGCTTCCTCAGCGGTTCCACATGCCCCTGCAGTTTGGcctaaagaaatggagaaaggaaGGTTAGAGGTCTTGGATAGGAGAAGCACCTGCCCTCAAAGGCCATACCCCCCATTCTCCCTGCAGTGGGTTGGGCTCAAAGCCTGATACCCATTACAGGTATTAAATGAGCATCAAattcccttcctcccctttcttctcttcagATGATGACAAAAGCTTTCAACCCTCCTCCTGAACTTATGTGCAAAGTCTGCAGGTTAAgattctgggacttccttggcagtccagcagttaagactgcacttccactgcacagggcacaggttcagtccccggtcagggaaataagatcctacatgccactcGGCCTggtcaaattaataaataaaggtAGGATCCTGATGACTACATAGCACCACACTCAAGAGTTGGGTGTGAACATGGCTTGAGCCCCTCAATGCACAAAGTCTTTCCATATGAATGCTCTTACATATGGTCTCTTCCTCCTCATAATCAATCTTCCTCATAATTTTCAACTCTAAATACTTTTCTGATAATTTTATGCCTATGCTAAAAATCTTTCTACAGTTCTCCATGACTTAGAATATACGAGGCTCTCATTGCACCTTCATTTCTGGCCTCTCCTCCGATACCTCCTGAACACAGACTCTAGTTTTAGTCACGTAAAACTCCTAGTCTTTTCCTGAGCATAATTCCATACTTTTATCCATGCTACTCCCTCTGTCTGGGACTGCCCTTCTGCACTTAGCCCAAGGCATTCTTCCTTTAAAACCCAGCTACCTGTCCATGCCCCTGATGCTCCCCATCCCCAACTTCCTCTGTGATCCCAAGGAACAGGAATACACCTTTACAATACTTCCCTGCACTGTAATCACTTACATGTGTTCTGTCCCTAGGACACACAGGCTCATGGGAGCATGGACCCcacttattttaatttctatgctTCTCTCCCGCTCAATTACTTgctaaatggaaaacaaatacaCTGTCCTCCTAAAGTTTTAACTCGTGCAGCAAAAATGCACATAAGCTCTGTGTTCTAATCATTTGTAATAGAATCTTTTGCTTTAAAGACCAAAATGGATAAGCCTGGTTTTTGTGCCCCTTCCTTTTTTGTGCCTTCTGCTTCTTCTGCCTTTCTGCCACCTTTTCCTTGGGGGGTAATACAGCGTAGAAGAGGAGCTCAAGCCTAGACTCTGATCTGAACCTGAATGCAGGCAGGTGACCTGAAGCAAGCCATGCTTCAAGTTACCTCATCTTAAAAAGGGAACCAGGAACAACAGAATTTACCTTGTGGACATGATGCTTAGCACAACGTCTGGAACAGAGCAAAAGATCAGTACTAAATGTTATCTAGAATTCCCTACCCAGGCCTAAGCTGCCAATGACAACCTGATAATGACCCTTGATCTAAAGAGGTTACTGACCCAGAGCACAAAAGGTAGTCATTGCAAGGTTAAgtgttgaagaaaaaaatcataataaaattacAATCAATCCATAACATAAAAATAGCATAAACAACACAAAAATTTGCCTTTTGctattatcttttacttttttccagtACGGTCAATAATTTCAACTCTATTAACTcaaaatttatgcttttatttctcatttaatacTTTTCCTAAATTATGGACAAAAAATTCATATACGAATCCAAACAAAGTACCATTTAAGAGAAAATTTCAAGAACCTTTAACTTTTATGAAGctttatttatatatcatttgTGCATTATTACCTattcaataaagaaatatttctacAAAACAACACTGTGCCAAGTTAGTGCTAGTGTATGTATCTGAAAAGAAACTACCTGCCTGTAAAATACCCTGTAATTTAGAAGAGGAGACTCAAATTAGTCGGACATAATAAAACTTATGTATTTACATTTACTGATCAGTTAATGTCAGACTTTGTGTTTAGTGGCCTCTTCAAATTGCAGAGCTCTACTGGGCTGGCATTCAACAGCTACGGCTAACACAAATTAAAATCCAGTTTCAGAAGCTCTTCAGAAGAGTTCTGCAAGGAGAGGGTGGAGAAGGGATGGAATGCCCTGTGGATATGCCACCCTGGGATTCAGTTAACAAAGTGACTACACACTGATGGGTAAAGGTAACTAGAAGCCAAGAGGATACAAAAGGGAAGGACAAAAGGAGCTCACAATCTCCCCTAATAATGTAGGGCCTGAAAGGCAGGTGGTAGTACCAGTGCAGTGATTCTAATAGTAGCCTGGGCTTTCTAAAGATAACTCTCCCTGTCAGTGATTCAGAATCGATGATGGTAGGGCCCACTGTACTTCTGAAAACCTCCACTAATAACTGGAACAATCAGCCAGGTTTGACAATCACTCTGTGGGAGGAACAGTTACTTGTCATAAGGGGTGTAGGTTTATCTTAACTGTATGTACCACTCCCAGCTGAGAAGCTCTAGACATCTTACTCTAAAACCGCAGTAATGATAATAAAACCCAAATGAAGTTACTGTACAAATCAGGAGAAGATTACAAAAACACAAGTCATAAAACAGAAAAGCTCTGTGCAGACTACAGAGAAGAAGCTACCCTCTCCTCCTGGTTCAACTTTTACAAACCATCTGCCCCTTCAGTAAATGTTATTTCTACCAGCTGTCTCACACATAAATCTCCTTTACCTGTGTCCAAAAAGATATTAACTAAACTAGAATGAAACTTTGAGAAGAAAAGTCACATGtcagaaaaatcaaacaacaaaCTTCTAAATAGTGGTGATGTTATAAACAGTATAGGCCAGGAAAGGAGGTGGGGTGGTGTAGTTACTAGTAACTGTGTGGCCCTGTGTGTATTACTTACATCTCTCTGGTTCCATTTCCCTTCTGTTTCCCAATCTGTAAAACGGGGATACAAACCGTAGCAAACTCACAgggttgttttcaattttaaatgagaCAGTCCATTAAAAAGTGCAGGGGTACAcataagtgttcagtaaatattaacttttaattcTGGAGAAATTAAAGTTCAAAGACATTCAGAGACTAAGGGCCAGATCTTCTGACTTAAAAGCCTATCCCTCTTTTCTAAATACCCAGGAAAGGTAAGAAGTCCTGGCCAGTACACCAGAATGATTCAGATCCAACAAAACTGCTCAAGGGGAAAACAAAGCCATATCTTGGAGTGGGTGGGGAACCCATTAGAACAAGAGCAGAGCATATGAGTCTAATACTAGTAGTCAATATACACTCCTGTTCCTCAGAGCACTTTTTTATTTGAGGCCCAagctctttcctggagaaggaaatggcaacccactccagtattcttgcctggaaaattccatggacagaagaagctggcaggctacagtctatggggtcgcaaagagttggccaggactgagtgactgagcaagttCTTTCCATTTCTAGGGGTTTTAATCAAGGATAGATTTTAAAGAGTCATTCACAGTTAAATAAGACTGGTGGTAAAGCCCTAAGGGCttgtcacttgcatttctataactTAGGGACAGTGGAAGTGCAAAACAGCAGTGGCTTTTCCCCAAGAGACAAAGTCCAGTGATATGACATCACCAGATTTCCTTTGAGGAAGCCAGTCTTCCCTGGTCTTCTTCACTGTGTCTACTTCTCTGTGTCCAGGATCCTTCTCACTCTAACCATCCTGGTGCCAGTAAGTGCTCAGGTAAGGAGAATCAGCTCAACAGTACACGAGGCTCTTTGAAC
This genomic window from Cervus canadensis isolate Bull #8, Minnesota chromosome 4, ASM1932006v1, whole genome shotgun sequence contains:
- the TRIM41 gene encoding E3 ubiquitin-protein ligase TRIM41 isoform X1; the encoded protein is MAAVAMAPNPVQTLQEEAVCAICLDYFTDPVSIGCGHNFCRVCVTQLWGGEDEEDREELDREEEEEDAEEEEVEAVGAGGGWDTPMRDEDYEGDMEEEVEEEEEGVFWTSGMGGSNWDNMDYVWEEEEEEEDLDYYLGDMEEDLRGEEEEDEEEVLEEDEEEELDPVTPLPPPPTPRRCFTCPQCRKSFPRRSFRPNLQLANMVQVIRQMHPTAGRGSRGNEQGICPKHQEALKLFCEVDEEAICVVCRESRNHKQHSVVPLEEVVQEYKAKLQGHVEPLRKHLEAVQKMKAKEERRVTELKSQMKSELAAVASEFGRLTRFLAEEQAGLERRLREMHEAQLGRAGAAASRLSEQAAQLSRLLAEAQERSQQGGLRLLQDIKETFNRCEEVQLQPPEVWSPDPCQPHSHDFLTDAIVRKMSRMFCQAARVDLTLDPDTAHPALMLSPDRRGVRLAERRQEVADHSKRFSADCCVLGAQGFRSGRHYWEVEVGGRRGWAVGAARESTHHKEKVGSGGSSVGSGDASSSRHHHRRRRLHLPQQPLLQREVWCVGTNGKRYQAQSSTEQTLLSPSEKPRRFGVYLDYEAGRLGFYNAETLAHVHTFSAAFLGERVFPFFRVLSKGTRIKLCP